Proteins found in one Haloferax litoreum genomic segment:
- a CDS encoding DUF5789 family protein has protein sequence MADDKQGRDEQADRKEERQREREIEEARARGDEKEPMGDDPSGRLGHLDEALESHDYPATTNELVEAYGEYELETQSGEKSLEDVLSSTKDQTYDSADDVRRRVLGLIGR, from the coding sequence ATGGCAGATGATAAACAGGGCAGAGATGAGCAAGCGGACCGTAAAGAGGAACGTCAGCGTGAGCGGGAGATAGAGGAGGCCCGGGCCCGCGGCGATGAAAAGGAACCGATGGGTGATGACCCAAGTGGGCGACTTGGTCATCTCGATGAAGCACTCGAATCTCACGACTACCCAGCCACGACAAATGAGTTGGTCGAGGCCTATGGTGAGTACGAACTCGAAACACAGAGCGGTGAGAAATCCCTCGAGGACGTACTCTCTTCGACTAAAGACCAAACGTACGATTCAGCCGACGACGTTCGCAGACGGGTACTGGGACTCATAGGCCGATAG
- a CDS encoding 30S ribosomal protein S8e has product MKDQGRSKRKRTGGRLKPSSNKKRYQLGREPAATTVGEPRFQVIDSRGNNEKLRMLSTNVAQVADGAEVTEADIEGVVDNPSNVNYARRNIITKGSIIDTSAGRARVTSRPGQDGQVNAVLVEE; this is encoded by the coding sequence ATGAAGGACCAAGGACGCTCCAAGCGGAAGCGGACCGGTGGACGGCTCAAGCCGTCTTCGAACAAGAAGCGCTACCAGCTGGGTCGAGAACCCGCCGCGACGACGGTTGGCGAACCCCGATTCCAGGTCATCGACTCCCGCGGTAACAACGAGAAGCTCCGCATGCTCTCGACCAACGTCGCGCAGGTCGCCGACGGTGCCGAGGTCACGGAAGCCGACATCGAAGGTGTCGTCGACAACCCGTCGAACGTCAACTACGCTCGCCGGAACATCATCACGAAGGGTTCCATCATCGACACGAGCGCCGGTCGCGCCCGCGTCACGTCCCGACCCGGACAGGACGGTCAGGTCAACGCAGTTCTCGTCGAAGAGTAA
- a CDS encoding DUF7113 family protein, protein MLLVRGHGGGTALTGTIFERGEEAPTYRGAPNEDAPYVWVCDEFYEVESGGSETVIDGRTIRVAFDTPLPRGFDTREQALTAAKEHIRTQFARVGVDSDAVRIEVIRPDEEGRPEETT, encoded by the coding sequence ATGCTTCTCGTCCGCGGCCACGGTGGTGGGACGGCGCTCACCGGAACCATCTTCGAACGAGGTGAGGAAGCGCCGACGTATCGCGGTGCGCCCAACGAAGATGCGCCCTACGTCTGGGTCTGCGACGAGTTCTACGAAGTCGAAAGCGGTGGGAGTGAGACGGTCATCGACGGCCGGACGATTCGAGTCGCGTTCGACACGCCACTCCCGCGAGGATTCGACACCCGCGAACAGGCGCTGACGGCCGCAAAAGAACATATCCGGACCCAGTTCGCACGCGTCGGCGTCGACAGCGATGCGGTTCGAATCGAAGTCATCAGACCCGACGAAGAGGGACGACCGGAGGAGACGACGTGA
- a CDS encoding HAD family hydrolase has protein sequence MSVSAVGFDLDYTLAVPTRDRETILSEAAAAAGAPPLSREAYLRAHQENLTRETRAPIFEDLLAEHDSAVDPEHVATAYRERITDAVVPVGGVEAMLTGLRTTYRVGLLTNGPVVAQEDKIDKLGWRDHFDTALVTGALPAGKPDVRSFEALLDGLDTSPEETVYVGDSVHHDIAGAYDAGMLPVQVVGSDCDDPDPRAIAHIPRETLPTRLPELLADL, from the coding sequence ATGTCAGTCAGCGCGGTCGGGTTCGACCTCGACTACACACTCGCCGTCCCCACACGGGACCGCGAGACAATCCTCTCTGAGGCCGCGGCAGCGGCGGGTGCACCGCCACTCTCTCGAGAGGCGTATCTCCGGGCACACCAAGAGAACCTCACGCGCGAGACGCGCGCGCCGATTTTCGAGGACCTGCTCGCCGAACACGACTCCGCCGTCGACCCAGAACACGTCGCGACGGCGTACCGGGAGCGCATCACGGATGCAGTCGTCCCTGTCGGCGGCGTCGAAGCGATGCTCACCGGTCTCCGGACGACGTACCGAGTCGGTCTCTTGACCAACGGTCCAGTCGTCGCACAGGAGGACAAAATCGACAAACTCGGGTGGCGAGACCACTTCGATACGGCGCTCGTGACCGGTGCACTTCCCGCGGGAAAACCGGACGTTCGGTCCTTCGAAGCGCTCCTCGATGGCCTCGATACCTCACCCGAAGAGACCGTCTACGTCGGCGATAGCGTCCACCACGACATCGCCGGCGCGTACGATGCCGGAATGCTTCCGGTGCAGGTCGTCGGTTCTGACTGCGACGACCCGGACCCGCGTGCTATCGCGCACATCCCGCGCGAGACGTTGCCGACCAGACTCCCAGAACTCCTCGCAGACCTGTAA
- a CDS encoding phosphate uptake regulator PhoU, with product MVETRKVQVTGGSTYTVSIPKDWATENGVSAGSEVEFYPEGDSLFLTPRSEEERTEGTLDISNLEGDELTRAVMTMYVSGFDIIALESGRITTDQRRTIREATQSLVGLEVLEETRDRVVIRDLLDSSELSIHNAVTRMRLIALSMLEDAIAAIAEMDEDLAHDVIQRDDDVDRLWMVVSRIFRATLRTPKAAEELGLPREVCFDYQSAARQLERIGDHATKIAHLSLNFEQPVSEEIIAAIEELFEESKKVVNGGMDALFAEDSNEATRLANESREAVQEIDERARKIDELLRDLDPGRAQLLGLVVDSVSRSADYGGNIAETALQKAAPTP from the coding sequence ATGGTCGAAACCCGAAAGGTGCAGGTGACGGGCGGTTCCACCTACACTGTCTCTATTCCCAAAGACTGGGCGACCGAGAACGGCGTCTCCGCCGGGAGCGAAGTCGAGTTCTATCCCGAGGGCGACTCGCTGTTCTTGACGCCGCGGTCCGAAGAGGAACGAACCGAAGGGACGCTCGACATCTCGAACCTCGAAGGTGACGAACTCACGCGCGCGGTCATGACGATGTACGTCAGCGGGTTCGACATCATCGCGCTGGAGAGTGGACGAATCACGACCGACCAGCGCCGGACTATCCGGGAGGCCACCCAGAGCCTCGTCGGCCTCGAAGTTCTCGAAGAGACCCGTGACCGCGTCGTCATCCGTGACCTCCTCGACTCGTCGGAACTCTCCATCCACAACGCGGTCACGCGCATGCGACTCATCGCCCTCTCGATGCTCGAAGACGCCATCGCCGCCATCGCAGAGATGGACGAAGACCTCGCCCACGACGTCATTCAGCGCGACGACGACGTGGACCGCCTCTGGATGGTCGTCTCCCGAATCTTCCGTGCGACGCTCCGCACCCCGAAGGCCGCCGAGGAACTCGGCCTCCCCCGTGAGGTCTGTTTCGACTACCAGTCCGCGGCGCGCCAACTCGAACGCATCGGCGACCACGCGACGAAGATTGCACACCTCTCGTTGAACTTCGAACAACCGGTGAGCGAAGAGATTATCGCGGCCATCGAGGAACTGTTCGAAGAGTCGAAGAAAGTCGTCAACGGCGGTATGGACGCCCTCTTCGCCGAAGACAGCAACGAAGCGACCCGTCTCGCGAACGAGTCCCGCGAGGCGGTGCAGGAAATCGACGAACGCGCCCGTAAAATCGACGAACTCCTCCGTGACCTCGACCCGGGCCGTGCACAACTGCTCGGCCTCGTCGTCGACTCCGTCTCGCGGAGCGCCGACTACGGTGGCAACATCGCCGAGACGGCACTCCAGAAGGCCGCACCGACGCCCTGA
- a CDS encoding universal stress protein, translated as MAEHVLVPVDGSPQSVAALRFAVSEWPNARFTLLKVINPADADYRERALSGSEEWYQDEKREARETFAEVKAEVGLVDDDRMADDVIDVGNPAKTIVDVLSSEEADYDHVVMGSHGRTGVSRFVLGSVAEEVVRRAPVPVTIVR; from the coding sequence ATGGCCGAACACGTCCTCGTCCCCGTCGATGGGTCACCGCAGTCTGTCGCTGCGCTTCGGTTCGCCGTCTCGGAGTGGCCGAACGCTCGATTCACGCTCTTGAAAGTCATCAACCCCGCAGACGCCGACTATCGAGAACGAGCACTCAGCGGGTCCGAGGAGTGGTACCAAGACGAGAAACGCGAGGCGCGCGAGACGTTCGCCGAGGTGAAAGCGGAAGTGGGCCTCGTCGACGACGACCGGATGGCCGATGACGTCATCGACGTTGGGAATCCTGCGAAGACCATCGTGGACGTGTTGAGTAGCGAAGAGGCGGACTACGACCACGTCGTGATGGGGAGTCACGGACGGACCGGTGTCTCACGATTCGTTCTCGGGAGTGTCGCCGAAGAAGTCGTCCGTCGCGCACCAGTTCCGGTGACGATTGTCCGGTGA
- a CDS encoding DUF2240 family protein: protein MSLDVTVAVPFRQHGSTRLGEGEFVVALSLDRDWFSPDQAKRLIDLAAGRGLVERDDGDVVAAFDPADVQIPEEFEPDASVLREQSAFEQILDACVAAGIEKQAAVAGINERQSNLGVTAEAAAVLFAREKDVDVDEAASKAKHGLSG from the coding sequence ATGAGTCTCGACGTCACCGTCGCCGTCCCCTTCCGTCAGCACGGGTCGACCCGACTGGGCGAAGGCGAGTTCGTCGTCGCCCTGTCCCTCGACCGCGACTGGTTCTCACCCGACCAAGCCAAGCGCCTCATCGACCTCGCCGCAGGTCGCGGACTCGTCGAACGCGACGACGGCGACGTCGTCGCGGCATTCGACCCCGCCGACGTCCAGATTCCCGAAGAGTTCGAACCCGACGCATCTGTCCTTCGCGAGCAGTCTGCCTTCGAGCAGATTCTCGACGCCTGCGTCGCCGCCGGCATCGAAAAGCAGGCGGCCGTTGCCGGCATCAACGAACGCCAGTCGAATCTCGGCGTGACCGCAGAGGCCGCCGCCGTTCTCTTCGCCCGCGAGAAAGACGTGGACGTGGACGAAGCGGCGTCGAAGGCGAAGCACGGTCTGTCCGGATAG
- a CDS encoding DNA double-strand break repair nuclease NurA, producing MTLDPVHVDDIASMASSIADSVDDTDYEDLARTVWESWLDPLVPVDGENPIVEPVGEQRLHAAAIDDVALVDAPFPTVHGLDSGTINPTTFKNGLVLDVAHAAMAAEPSDLDLHRSRSIVMTVHTRDSFSVFDTDEWHKSDEGYARRRILRAPRVNRYAEGVVHALSLYLAESAHALEHADDVSDLLVLDGPLYPKQLLNWRDRDAELKDLARDAKPTAIVENYVRLVERFVERDVPITGFVKNPGAKHIVRTVQRHFRENGSGDVPWVDDASFFVRLLERHEGPDGDDRRTDALTFTNWFVSRGGSDRQMSADGDAFGVERHLDPADYTVTFFVLYDPRTDVCYRVEAPYAFTKDEATREKLMRHVVRDVAATRGPPLAVEKADELARVSVGEKAALRRKLAEKLGSDLMKSYDNIRWVDEDE from the coding sequence ATGACCCTCGACCCCGTCCACGTGGACGACATCGCCTCCATGGCGAGTTCCATCGCCGACTCGGTCGACGACACCGACTACGAGGACCTCGCACGGACGGTCTGGGAATCGTGGTTAGACCCACTCGTGCCGGTCGATGGTGAGAATCCAATCGTCGAACCGGTCGGCGAGCAACGCCTCCACGCGGCGGCCATCGACGACGTTGCACTCGTCGACGCACCGTTTCCGACGGTCCACGGCCTCGACTCGGGGACCATCAACCCGACGACGTTCAAGAACGGCCTCGTCCTCGACGTGGCCCACGCCGCGATGGCGGCCGAACCGTCTGACCTCGACCTCCACCGCTCGCGGTCTATCGTCATGACCGTGCACACCCGTGACTCGTTCTCCGTCTTCGATACCGACGAGTGGCACAAGTCCGACGAGGGGTACGCCCGCAGACGTATTCTCCGCGCGCCCCGAGTCAACCGCTACGCCGAGGGCGTCGTCCACGCGCTCTCGTTGTACCTCGCAGAGAGCGCCCACGCACTCGAACACGCCGACGACGTGTCGGACCTCCTCGTCCTCGACGGGCCACTCTACCCGAAGCAACTCCTGAACTGGCGGGACCGCGACGCGGAACTCAAGGACCTCGCCCGCGACGCGAAACCGACAGCCATCGTCGAGAACTACGTCCGTCTCGTCGAGCGATTCGTCGAGCGCGACGTTCCCATCACTGGGTTCGTCAAGAACCCCGGCGCGAAGCACATCGTTCGCACGGTACAGAGACACTTCCGCGAGAACGGGTCGGGCGACGTCCCGTGGGTCGACGACGCCTCGTTCTTCGTCAGACTCCTCGAACGACACGAGGGGCCAGACGGAGACGACAGGCGGACCGACGCGCTGACGTTTACGAACTGGTTCGTCTCTCGCGGCGGGTCGGACCGGCAGATGAGCGCCGATGGCGACGCGTTCGGCGTCGAACGACACCTCGACCCGGCAGACTACACGGTCACGTTCTTCGTGCTGTACGACCCGCGAACCGACGTCTGTTACCGAGTCGAGGCACCCTACGCGTTCACCAAGGACGAAGCGACGCGAGAGAAACTGATGCGCCACGTCGTGCGCGACGTCGCGGCGACGCGTGGACCGCCACTCGCAGTCGAGAAAGCAGACGAACTGGCGCGGGTGAGCGTCGGCGAGAAGGCCGCCCTCAGACGAAAACTCGCGGAGAAACTCGGGTCGGACCTGATGAAAAGCTACGACAACATCCGCTGGGTGGACGAAGACGAGTAA
- a CDS encoding ATP-binding protein, producing the protein MTDLGDFNDYVGDDTDGTDRDEREGRRPSGDDDTETHQTDDESASSTAEAGAGTGGDLQFEEYDADPVGTERGVGAIAVSQGLRVSEDHERTTLRAFVTAGNREHVRLGKYLIVPYPDDELLFCRIVGLEYAQEFQADDATEIHARRAMRRPSDEFEERDYKFMAELEPIAVLFSDRGDLKRRMVDRVPKPGATVGEADDATQIKTGLKIPEAGVFLGHLSVGGEKVRTAAQPPTIDYRLKDDYTDGDPLVFRHTLVAGGTGSGKTHGSKNMLRQYLSSERTYEMDDGRQVQTAVVQFDPQDEYAQMHDDNPDMDDETARRYEREGIAHGGHDDTLALVPKMDGSSYPGSNHRAEQLEFTIPFSMARDLPWLVAGSSLNDNQYPALLELLNRFFRNYGDSGTYREFLTFLDDPALKEELDESGRVHEATFDAVKRRVRGVPNGVFDQDARPITDLDHELVRPGGLTVVPTYHLSSSRAKELFVLAVSALLIDDKLSNDPTSERIKETPLVLGMDEAHNFLTNADTVQARKVIEKFTEAAKQGRKERLGLFLITQDPQDIADSVFKQINTKVVLNLGDEDAIKSVNIPPNLEDKVPYMEKGQMVVYSPDNSEPVELKGLSTCVTRHGD; encoded by the coding sequence ATGACCGACCTGGGGGACTTCAACGACTACGTCGGCGACGACACCGACGGGACGGACCGAGACGAACGCGAGGGTCGACGCCCCTCGGGTGACGACGACACCGAGACCCACCAGACGGACGACGAGTCCGCGTCGTCCACTGCCGAGGCAGGCGCAGGCACTGGCGGTGACCTCCAGTTCGAGGAGTACGACGCCGACCCCGTCGGCACCGAACGCGGTGTCGGCGCGATAGCCGTCTCACAGGGCCTCCGCGTCTCCGAAGACCACGAACGGACGACGCTCCGTGCGTTCGTCACGGCCGGGAACCGCGAACACGTCCGCCTCGGGAAGTACCTCATCGTCCCCTACCCCGACGACGAACTGCTGTTCTGTCGCATCGTCGGCCTCGAATACGCCCAGGAGTTCCAGGCCGACGACGCCACCGAGATTCACGCGCGGCGTGCGATGCGCCGCCCATCCGACGAGTTCGAAGAACGCGACTACAAGTTCATGGCCGAACTCGAACCCATCGCCGTCCTCTTTTCGGACCGCGGCGACCTCAAGCGCCGGATGGTGGACCGCGTGCCCAAACCCGGCGCGACGGTGGGTGAAGCAGACGACGCGACGCAAATCAAGACCGGCCTGAAGATTCCCGAAGCCGGTGTCTTCCTCGGCCACCTCTCCGTCGGTGGGGAGAAAGTCAGAACGGCGGCCCAACCGCCGACCATCGACTACCGACTGAAAGACGACTACACCGACGGTGACCCACTCGTGTTTCGACACACGCTCGTCGCCGGGGGGACGGGGTCCGGAAAGACGCACGGGTCGAAGAACATGCTTCGGCAGTACCTCTCGTCGGAGCGCACTTACGAGATGGACGACGGGCGCCAGGTGCAGACCGCAGTCGTCCAGTTCGACCCGCAAGACGAGTACGCACAGATGCACGACGACAACCCGGACATGGACGACGAAACCGCCCGACGCTACGAGCGTGAAGGTATCGCCCACGGCGGGCACGACGACACGCTCGCACTCGTCCCGAAGATGGACGGGTCGTCGTACCCCGGGTCGAACCACAGGGCGGAGCAGTTGGAGTTCACCATCCCCTTCTCGATGGCCCGCGACCTGCCGTGGTTGGTCGCCGGCAGTAGCCTCAACGACAACCAGTACCCGGCGTTGCTGGAACTCCTCAACCGCTTCTTCCGCAACTACGGCGACAGCGGAACCTACCGCGAGTTCCTGACGTTCCTCGACGACCCCGCGCTCAAAGAGGAACTCGACGAGTCGGGTCGCGTCCACGAGGCCACGTTCGACGCGGTGAAACGTCGGGTTCGCGGCGTCCCGAACGGCGTGTTCGACCAAGACGCACGACCCATCACGGACCTCGACCACGAACTCGTCCGTCCCGGCGGATTGACCGTCGTCCCAACGTACCACCTCTCGTCGAGTCGGGCGAAAGAACTGTTCGTCCTCGCCGTCTCTGCACTCCTCATCGACGACAAACTCTCGAACGACCCGACCAGCGAGCGAATCAAGGAGACACCGCTGGTCCTCGGGATGGACGAGGCGCACAACTTCTTGACCAACGCCGACACCGTGCAGGCGCGGAAGGTCATTGAGAAGTTCACCGAGGCGGCTAAACAGGGCCGAAAAGAGCGACTCGGGTTGTTCCTCATCACGCAGGACCCACAGGACATCGCCGACTCCGTCTTCAAGCAAATCAACACGAAAGTCGTCCTCAACCTCGGCGACGAAGACGCCATCAAGAGCGTCAACATCCCGCCGAACCTCGAAGACAAGGTGCCGTACATGGAGAAGGGTCAGATGGTCGTCTACTCGCCGGACAACTCCGAACCAGTCGAACTGAAGGGCCTGTCGACCTGCGTGACGCGGCACGGCGACTGA
- a CDS encoding nitroreductase family protein, whose product MDFTEVVTTRRSVHEYADEPLDDETLETIFENAIQAPSSYNLQPWEFVVLREDETKAALREASYDQEHVTGAAASVIVLGNKDPEAHAETVADDMLEKGYLPNEEVRDGILENIAGMADLPEQERRVWTVRSTSLVAMALMHAAWDEGVATCPIGGFDPDAVLDAFDIDGEQYEPVMLMTMGIPAEDAGELQAEAKYRRPVDEVVHYEDFAPEHEAPAAPADD is encoded by the coding sequence ATGGACTTCACAGAGGTCGTGACGACTCGTCGTTCGGTCCACGAATACGCTGACGAACCGCTCGACGACGAAACGCTCGAGACAATCTTCGAGAACGCGATTCAGGCACCGTCGAGTTACAACCTTCAGCCGTGGGAGTTCGTCGTCCTCCGGGAAGACGAGACCAAAGCGGCCCTGCGCGAGGCTTCCTACGACCAAGAACACGTCACGGGTGCCGCCGCGTCGGTCATCGTCCTGGGCAACAAAGACCCCGAGGCACACGCAGAAACCGTCGCCGACGATATGCTCGAAAAGGGCTACCTCCCGAACGAGGAGGTCCGCGACGGCATCCTCGAAAACATCGCCGGCATGGCGGACCTGCCAGAACAGGAGCGCCGCGTCTGGACCGTTCGCTCTACGTCACTGGTCGCGATGGCACTCATGCACGCCGCGTGGGACGAGGGTGTCGCCACCTGCCCCATCGGTGGGTTCGACCCCGACGCCGTCCTCGACGCGTTCGACATCGACGGCGAGCAGTACGAACCGGTCATGCTCATGACGATGGGTATCCCCGCCGAAGACGCCGGCGAACTGCAGGCCGAGGCCAAGTACCGTCGCCCCGTCGACGAAGTCGTCCACTACGAAGACTTCGCGCCAGAACACGAGGCACCTGCCGCACCTGCTGACGACTGA